In bacterium, one DNA window encodes the following:
- a CDS encoding Lrp/AsnC ligand binding domain-containing protein, which yields MFTAFVMIQTERRRTQEVARQLAEIAGVAEVYSVTGEWDIIAVLRLKDYTELADTVTGRMVEIPGITRTNTHLAFRAFPESLLERSFSVGLEEDPGASGPGPHGR from the coding sequence ATGTTCACCGCGTTTGTGATGATCCAGACCGAGCGGCGGCGTACCCAGGAGGTTGCGCGGCAACTCGCCGAGATTGCCGGCGTTGCGGAGGTCTATTCGGTGACCGGTGAGTGGGATATCATCGCGGTGCTGCGGCTGAAGGACTACACCGAACTCGCCGACACGGTGACGGGGAGAATGGTGGAGATCCCCGGGATCACGCGGACGAACACCCATCTGGCGTTCCGGGCGTTTCCGGAGTCGCTGCTCGAGCGGTCGTTCTCCGTTGGCCTCGAGGAAGATCCGGGGGCGTCAGGGCCGGGGCCGCACGGACGATAG
- the tkt gene encoding transketolase: MAIETKTLDELCVNTIRTLSIDAVQKAKSGHPGMPMGAAAMAYVLWTRHLRYNPKNPGWLDRDRFVLSAGHGSMLLYSLLHLTGYDLTIEDLRQFRQWGSRTPGHPERHCAPGVEVSTGPLGQGAGNTVGMAIAERWLAATFNRPEHTIVDHYTYAITSDGDLMEGVAAEAASLAGHLRLGRLIWLYDANLVTLSATTSVTYTEDVGRRFEGYGWHVQHIADGNDLAAVDRALTAARAADDRPSLVVVRTHLGYGSPHRQDTFQAHGEPLGDDEVRATKRALGWPEDKTFYVPDDALRHFREAVPRGAALEDAWGKRFDAYRAAFPDLGRAFGQAFTNGLPEGWESALPAFGPGDGPLATREASGKVMNAIAASVPALIGGSADLDPSTHTMLKGAGDFESPAADGSASAQGRAGGVWGYAGRNVHFGIREHAMGAALNGMAAHGGVRPFGATFLVFSDYMRPSVRLAALSDLPVIYVWTHDSVALGEDGPTHEPVEHLASLRAVPNLLVLRPADANETVEAWRVALRHTAGPVALVLSRQKLPVFDRTGLGAASGTEKGGYVLADAAGGSPDTILIATGSEVALALEAHARLTAEGIRCRVVSLPCWELFEAQPEAYRDRVLPPAVRARVTVEAAASFGWERYARDDGVIIGLNRFGASAPGPVVMRELGFTVERVVAAAKTVWDRTR, from the coding sequence ATGGCGATCGAGACCAAGACGCTGGACGAGCTCTGCGTCAACACGATTCGCACGTTGTCGATCGACGCGGTGCAGAAGGCGAAGTCCGGGCACCCCGGGATGCCGATGGGCGCGGCCGCGATGGCGTACGTGCTGTGGACACGCCATCTCCGGTACAACCCCAAGAACCCCGGCTGGCTCGACCGCGACCGGTTCGTGCTCTCCGCCGGGCACGGCAGTATGCTCTTGTACAGTCTGCTCCACCTCACCGGCTACGACCTGACGATAGAGGATCTCCGGCAGTTCCGGCAGTGGGGCAGCCGGACGCCGGGGCATCCGGAGCGCCACTGCGCGCCGGGGGTAGAGGTCAGCACCGGCCCCCTCGGGCAGGGCGCCGGGAACACCGTCGGGATGGCGATCGCCGAGCGGTGGCTGGCCGCCACGTTCAACCGGCCTGAGCACACCATCGTGGATCACTACACATACGCGATCACGAGCGACGGCGACCTCATGGAAGGGGTGGCCGCCGAGGCGGCCTCGCTGGCGGGGCACCTGCGGCTTGGGCGCCTGATCTGGCTCTACGACGCCAATCTCGTGACGCTGTCGGCGACGACCTCCGTCACGTACACCGAGGACGTCGGCCGCAGGTTCGAAGGGTACGGCTGGCACGTCCAGCACATCGCCGACGGGAACGACCTTGCGGCGGTGGACCGCGCGCTGACCGCGGCGCGGGCGGCGGACGACCGTCCATCGCTCGTCGTCGTGCGCACACACCTCGGGTACGGCAGCCCGCACCGCCAGGACACGTTTCAGGCGCACGGGGAACCCCTCGGAGACGACGAGGTGCGCGCCACCAAGCGCGCGCTGGGGTGGCCCGAAGACAAGACGTTCTACGTTCCGGACGACGCGCTGCGGCACTTTCGGGAGGCCGTGCCGAGAGGCGCGGCGCTCGAGGACGCGTGGGGCAAGCGGTTCGACGCGTACCGGGCCGCGTTCCCCGATCTCGGGCGGGCGTTCGGACAGGCGTTCACGAACGGACTTCCCGAGGGCTGGGAGTCCGCGCTGCCGGCGTTTGGTCCGGGGGACGGCCCCCTCGCCACGCGGGAGGCCTCGGGGAAGGTCATGAACGCGATCGCCGCGTCGGTTCCCGCGTTGATCGGCGGGTCCGCGGATCTCGACCCCTCGACGCACACGATGCTCAAGGGCGCGGGCGACTTCGAGAGCCCCGCGGCGGACGGGAGCGCGAGCGCGCAGGGTCGCGCCGGCGGCGTCTGGGGCTACGCGGGGCGGAACGTGCACTTCGGCATCCGCGAACACGCCATGGGCGCGGCGCTCAACGGCATGGCGGCGCACGGCGGCGTCCGGCCGTTCGGGGCGACGTTCCTTGTGTTCTCCGACTACATGCGGCCGAGCGTCCGCCTCGCGGCGCTGTCCGATCTCCCGGTCATCTACGTCTGGACCCACGACAGCGTCGCGCTCGGTGAGGACGGGCCGACGCACGAACCCGTGGAACACCTCGCCAGCCTCCGAGCGGTCCCCAACCTGCTCGTGCTCCGGCCGGCCGATGCCAACGAGACCGTCGAGGCGTGGCGCGTCGCGCTGCGGCACACGGCCGGTCCGGTAGCGCTTGTGCTCTCGCGGCAAAAGCTGCCGGTGTTCGACCGCACGGGGCTCGGCGCTGCCTCGGGGACCGAGAAGGGCGGGTACGTGTTGGCCGACGCCGCCGGAGGATCGCCCGACACCATTCTGATCGCGACCGGATCCGAGGTCGCGTTGGCGCTTGAGGCGCACGCGCGGCTGACCGCGGAGGGCATTCGGTGTCGCGTCGTATCGTTGCCCTGTTGGGAGCTGTTTGAGGCCCAGCCCGAGGCCTACCGCGACCGTGTCCTGCCGCCGGCGGTGCGGGCCCGCGTGACCGTCGAAGCGGCGGCATCCTTCGGATGGGAGCGGTACGCGCGGGATGACGGCGTGATCATCGGGCTCAATCGGTTCGGCGCCTCGGCGCCCGGGCCGGTGGTGATGCGCGAGTTGGGGTTCACGGTCGAGCGCGTGGTGGCGGCCGCAAAGACCGTGTGGGATCGGACCCGGTGA
- a CDS encoding dienelactone hydrolase family protein, with protein MRAVARTLAVLAAVLAVAASPPTGRAEALQPQERITFQSLSPSLAEPVPATLYRPDGPAPFPSIVLLHGCEGITNTERTWASWFLSAGYEVVMPDSLAPRGTRGLCAAGESSFRDHALDALGALIALRSHPGTDPARIAVIGWSHGGGATLEAASAQMVAAVKPPGGGFAAAIAVYPHCASFLPGGIASPLLILAGGADDEEPPAGCVVRATQLRNAGAPIDWHVYPEATHVFDMPGPDRIVRQNNRTFHLRYDETATQDARTRIAQFLTEHLR; from the coding sequence GTGCGTGCGGTCGCGCGCACGCTCGCGGTCCTTGCCGCCGTGTTGGCGGTCGCCGCGTCCCCCCCGACCGGTCGCGCGGAGGCACTCCAGCCGCAGGAACGCATCACCTTCCAGAGCCTCTCGCCGTCGCTCGCCGAGCCGGTGCCCGCCACCCTGTACCGGCCCGACGGCCCCGCACCGTTTCCGTCGATCGTGCTGCTGCACGGATGCGAAGGCATCACGAACACGGAACGCACGTGGGCGTCGTGGTTCCTCAGCGCCGGCTACGAAGTCGTCATGCCGGACAGCCTCGCGCCCCGGGGCACGCGGGGCCTGTGCGCCGCAGGAGAATCGTCGTTCCGCGATCACGCGCTCGACGCGCTCGGCGCGTTGATCGCCCTCCGCTCCCACCCTGGGACAGACCCGGCGCGCATCGCCGTCATCGGATGGTCGCACGGCGGCGGCGCGACCCTGGAGGCAGCCAGCGCGCAGATGGTGGCCGCGGTCAAGCCGCCCGGGGGCGGCTTCGCGGCGGCGATCGCCGTGTATCCGCACTGCGCGTCGTTTCTGCCGGGCGGCATCGCCTCGCCGCTGCTGATCCTGGCGGGAGGCGCGGACGACGAGGAGCCGCCCGCCGGGTGCGTGGTCCGCGCAACCCAACTCAGGAACGCCGGCGCGCCGATCGACTGGCACGTCTATCCGGAGGCGACGCATGTGTTCGACATGCCCGGGCCGGATCGGATCGTTCGGCAGAACAACCGGACGTTCCACCTCCGCTACGATGAGACAGCCACTCAGGACGCCCGTACGCGCATCGCTCAGTTTCTCACCGAGCACCTGCGCTGA
- a CDS encoding gluconokinase yields MGRKLPLGMSTVSARYAEAPLVLALDLGSSSVRAIGYDRLGREIDGSEGRFAYAWHRTPTGGVEVDPEMILEGTFAAIDQALAGVGDRAPEVRAVGVSTFWHNIMGIGPADRSVTPLYSWADERSAGAAAVLRARFDQEALWRRTGCVFHPSYPAARLLWLRDAFPDRHRAATRWVSIGEYLSLRCFGRTACSISMASGTGLLDQRRCTWDEELLAVLGLTADRLSPLVDVDTPFRGLRPSFARRWPALAEIPWLPAAGDGALANIGTGCIGPGRAALSIGTTGAIRVLRSGPVPDVPRGLWVYRADRSRVLVGGALSNGGSVHRWVEDRAALGAPADVDRALLDRPPDGHGLVVLPFFAGERSPDWPLAVRGAIVGMTLRTDPLDLMQAALEAVAYRFALIWDLVREAFPEVREIVASGGAPARSPAWMQIIADVFGHEVVVSDEAEGSSRGAALLALEAVGTSPVDLALAASGRVYAPDAERHARYREARARQRRVEAALAPLQHRVTG; encoded by the coding sequence ATGGGACGGAAACTTCCTCTCGGGATGTCGACGGTGTCCGCGCGGTACGCTGAGGCGCCGCTGGTGCTGGCGCTCGATCTCGGGAGTTCCTCTGTCCGGGCGATCGGCTACGATCGTCTCGGCCGCGAGATCGACGGGTCCGAGGGACGGTTCGCGTACGCGTGGCACCGGACCCCCACTGGCGGCGTCGAGGTCGACCCCGAGATGATCCTGGAGGGGACGTTCGCGGCGATCGATCAGGCGCTGGCCGGCGTCGGGGATCGCGCGCCGGAGGTGCGCGCGGTCGGCGTGTCCACGTTCTGGCACAACATCATGGGGATCGGGCCGGCGGACCGGTCCGTCACCCCGTTGTACTCGTGGGCCGACGAACGGAGCGCCGGCGCGGCGGCGGTCCTGCGCGCGCGCTTCGACCAGGAGGCGCTGTGGCGCCGGACGGGGTGCGTCTTTCACCCGAGCTACCCGGCGGCGCGCCTCCTGTGGTTGCGGGATGCGTTTCCCGATCGTCACCGCGCGGCGACGCGCTGGGTCAGCATCGGAGAGTACCTGTCGCTGCGGTGCTTCGGCCGGACCGCCTGCAGCATCTCCATGGCGTCGGGTACCGGTCTGCTCGACCAGCGGCGCTGCACCTGGGACGAGGAGCTGCTTGCGGTCCTCGGCCTGACCGCGGATCGGCTGTCGCCGCTCGTCGACGTCGACACGCCGTTTCGAGGGCTGCGGCCGTCGTTCGCGAGGCGGTGGCCGGCGCTCGCGGAGATTCCGTGGCTCCCGGCAGCCGGCGACGGCGCGCTCGCCAACATCGGGACCGGGTGCATCGGTCCGGGACGCGCCGCGCTGTCGATCGGCACGACCGGTGCGATTCGCGTGCTGCGGTCCGGTCCCGTCCCGGACGTCCCCCGCGGGCTCTGGGTCTACCGCGCGGACCGCTCGCGCGTCCTGGTCGGCGGAGCGCTCAGCAACGGCGGCAGCGTGCACCGGTGGGTCGAGGACCGCGCGGCACTGGGCGCTCCGGCAGACGTGGACCGCGCGCTGCTCGACCGGCCGCCGGACGGGCACGGGCTCGTGGTGCTGCCGTTCTTCGCCGGCGAACGCAGCCCGGACTGGCCCCTGGCCGTCCGGGGCGCGATCGTGGGAATGACGCTCCGGACGGACCCGCTGGATCTCATGCAGGCGGCGCTGGAGGCGGTGGCGTACCGCTTCGCACTGATCTGGGACCTTGTCCGAGAGGCGTTTCCGGAGGTGCGAGAGATCGTCGCGAGCGGGGGCGCCCCCGCCCGGTCACCGGCGTGGATGCAGATCATCGCCGACGTCTTCGGCCACGAGGTCGTGGTTTCGGACGAAGCGGAGGGTAGTAGTCGGGGCGCCGCGCTCTTAGCCCTCGAGGCGGTGGGCACATCGCCGGTCGACCTCGCGCTGGCTGCGTCTGGGCGCGTGTACGCCCCCGACGCGGAAAGACACGCGCGCTACCGCGAGGCCCGGGCCCGGCAACGTCGCGTGGAGGCGGCGCTCGCCCCGCTCCAGCACCGCGTCACGGGGTAA
- a CDS encoding amidase, with protein sequence MTEPYALSLSEAAAAVANRRLSPVELLDSTLGHIERVEPRVLAWARLRPEEARRQAERLGATAAIGPLHGIPVGVKDIFYTAGIETSCGSRIMAGFVPTYDATTVVRLREAGAILLGKTHTTEFASFDPSPARNPWALDHTPGGSSSGSAAALAARMCHGALGTQTSGSIVRPAAFCGIVGLKPTFGRVSRYGVHPLAWTLDHPGPMGRTVRDVALLLDAIAGADPNDPATLSAPPAERYVLALDDAGAGERGLHRLRIGVPDRYFFDGLDIEAAGAYRAALSTLGELGSTVRDVRLPDLFEAGMDAHDLIHNVEAAAVHVDRYRTCAADYGQKLRAFIETGFQVPAPTYVRAQQVRTKLIEAMRELFRDVDVLATPAAPGPAPEGLASTGSPVMNRPFSFLGFPSLTVPCGLTLHGLPLGLQLAGRPFEESTILRVAAAYEGATSWSEAVPPL encoded by the coding sequence ATGACTGAGCCGTACGCGCTGTCGCTCAGCGAGGCGGCGGCCGCCGTCGCAAACCGCCGGCTGTCGCCGGTCGAGTTGCTCGACTCGACGCTCGGCCACATCGAGCGGGTCGAGCCCCGCGTGCTCGCGTGGGCGCGCCTCCGGCCGGAGGAGGCGCGTCGGCAGGCCGAACGCCTCGGCGCGACCGCGGCGATCGGCCCGCTGCACGGGATCCCGGTGGGCGTCAAGGACATCTTCTACACCGCGGGCATCGAAACGTCGTGCGGGTCGCGCATCATGGCCGGTTTCGTCCCGACGTACGACGCCACGACGGTCGTGCGCCTGCGTGAGGCCGGCGCGATCCTCCTCGGCAAGACGCACACCACGGAGTTCGCGTCGTTCGACCCGTCGCCCGCCCGCAATCCCTGGGCGCTCGACCACACCCCCGGGGGATCGAGCAGCGGGTCCGCCGCAGCACTCGCCGCGCGCATGTGCCACGGCGCGCTCGGCACGCAAACCTCCGGGTCGATCGTGCGGCCCGCCGCGTTCTGCGGGATCGTCGGGCTCAAGCCGACGTTCGGGCGCGTCAGCCGGTACGGCGTTCACCCGCTCGCCTGGACACTCGACCATCCAGGCCCCATGGGCCGCACCGTGCGCGATGTCGCGCTCCTGCTCGACGCGATCGCCGGTGCGGACCCAAACGATCCTGCGACGCTCTCGGCGCCCCCGGCCGAGCGCTACGTGTTGGCGCTTGACGACGCCGGCGCGGGGGAACGGGGGCTGCACCGCCTGCGGATCGGCGTGCCGGACCGCTACTTTTTCGACGGGCTGGACATCGAAGCCGCAGGCGCCTATCGCGCCGCGTTGAGCACGCTCGGCGAGCTCGGCAGCACGGTCCGCGACGTGCGACTCCCGGACCTGTTCGAGGCGGGGATGGACGCCCACGACCTCATCCACAACGTCGAGGCGGCGGCGGTGCACGTGGATCGCTACCGGACGTGCGCCGCGGACTACGGGCAGAAACTCCGGGCATTCATCGAGACCGGATTTCAGGTCCCGGCGCCGACGTACGTCCGCGCCCAACAGGTGCGGACCAAGCTGATCGAGGCGATGCGCGAGTTGTTCCGGGACGTCGACGTGCTGGCCACCCCGGCGGCGCCGGGGCCGGCTCCCGAGGGCCTGGCGTCCACCGGATCGCCGGTCATGAACCGGCCGTTCAGCTTCCTGGGCTTCCCGAGCCTCACCGTACCGTGCGGCCTGACGCTGCACGGGCTCCCGCTCGGCCTACAGCTCGCCGGACGCCCGTTCGAGGAGTCGACGATTCTCCGGGTCGCCGCCGCATACGAGGGCGCGACGTCCTGGAGCGAAGCCGTGCCGCCACTGTAG
- a CDS encoding J domain-containing protein — translation MRFRPEIDYYEILQVHPRASQEMVKKAYRTLMGEMGAHPDLGGDEERAKLINEAYAVLGDPDLRGAYDRARGGQAARGGFAPTPAGGRGGEPDQVAAFLRKLMLSAAVIAAGMVLARLLENPVLSLADLAAMVGVLLRIWSQVAVLGGR, via the coding sequence ATGCGGTTCCGGCCGGAGATCGACTACTATGAGATTCTTCAGGTGCACCCGCGCGCCTCTCAGGAGATGGTCAAGAAGGCGTACCGCACCCTCATGGGCGAGATGGGCGCCCACCCCGATCTCGGCGGAGACGAAGAACGGGCGAAACTGATCAACGAAGCCTACGCCGTGCTGGGAGACCCGGATCTCCGCGGCGCCTACGACCGCGCGCGGGGGGGACAGGCCGCAAGAGGAGGGTTCGCGCCCACCCCGGCCGGCGGGAGAGGCGGCGAGCCCGATCAGGTCGCGGCGTTTCTCCGCAAGCTCATGCTCTCCGCCGCCGTGATCGCCGCAGGCATGGTCCTCGCCCGGCTGCTCGAAAACCCCGTGCTCAGCCTGGCCGACCTCGCGGCGATGGTCGGCGTCCTGCTGCGGATCTGGAGCCAGGTGGCTGTGCTCGGCGGACGCTGA
- a CDS encoding M20/M25/M40 family metallo-hydrolase, producing the protein MPAPDVGRIAEEHGEEIVALARDLVRIDTTNTGVMPTGNETEAATLLQRILRAAGVESEIHGRVPERGNLFATVPGRSGRTALVLLSHTDVVPAGDAAQWTHQPFAGAVEDGYLHGRGAADMKGTVAAQAMTLILLRRLGVPLAHGVGFVCVADEEAGGAYGAGWVAKTHPDWFQAQCCLNEGGGTFVPAPGRDWCLLGVGEKGRYEVTATFHGRGAHAARPWEGDNAFYKVAAALARLQGYEPERDTGAPVFEALSRAVGPVTPATVDAVIARLAPSHPRLADHVRQTSRLVITPTLVSGGVKSNSVPDACRLTCDVRALPHQGPAYVQELAQRLLAGADVRVDQTAVSNKSDAPADLVAVFQDALARAIGRTVEVVPSISGGFTDSRFVRALGVRAYGFSPGAPESDPSRHRAHGPNESVAVRDLVVQTATYLGIADRLAASS; encoded by the coding sequence ATGCCCGCACCCGATGTTGGCCGGATTGCCGAAGAGCACGGTGAGGAGATCGTCGCGCTGGCGCGCGATTTGGTCAGGATCGACACGACGAACACGGGTGTGATGCCGACGGGCAACGAGACCGAGGCGGCGACCCTGTTGCAGCGCATCCTCCGAGCCGCCGGGGTCGAGTCTGAAATCCACGGGCGCGTCCCGGAGCGTGGCAATCTCTTCGCGACGGTTCCCGGGCGGAGCGGGAGGACGGCTCTCGTCTTGTTGTCGCACACCGACGTCGTGCCCGCAGGCGACGCTGCGCAGTGGACCCACCAGCCGTTCGCCGGTGCGGTCGAGGACGGATATCTCCACGGCCGCGGTGCCGCCGACATGAAGGGCACGGTCGCGGCGCAGGCGATGACGCTGATCCTGCTGCGGCGGCTCGGGGTGCCGCTCGCGCACGGTGTGGGGTTCGTCTGCGTCGCGGACGAGGAGGCCGGAGGAGCCTACGGCGCCGGGTGGGTGGCGAAGACACATCCCGATTGGTTCCAGGCGCAGTGCTGCCTCAACGAAGGTGGGGGGACGTTCGTGCCGGCGCCCGGTCGCGACTGGTGCCTGCTCGGTGTCGGCGAAAAGGGCAGGTACGAGGTGACCGCGACGTTTCACGGGCGCGGCGCCCACGCGGCGCGTCCGTGGGAGGGCGACAACGCGTTCTACAAAGTCGCGGCGGCGCTGGCCCGCCTGCAGGGGTACGAGCCGGAGCGGGACACCGGCGCGCCGGTCTTCGAGGCGCTCTCCCGTGCAGTCGGCCCGGTCACGCCGGCCACGGTCGACGCGGTGATCGCGCGCCTCGCGCCGTCCCATCCGCGCCTCGCCGACCACGTGCGGCAGACCTCGCGCCTCGTCATCACCCCGACGCTGGTCTCGGGCGGGGTTAAGTCGAACAGCGTGCCCGATGCGTGCCGGTTGACCTGCGACGTCCGGGCGCTGCCCCATCAGGGGCCGGCGTACGTGCAGGAGCTCGCGCAGCGCCTGCTCGCCGGCGCCGACGTCCGCGTGGACCAGACGGCGGTGTCCAACAAATCGGATGCCCCCGCCGACCTCGTGGCCGTGTTCCAGGATGCGCTCGCCCGCGCGATCGGCCGGACGGTCGAGGTCGTCCCAAGCATCAGCGGCGGGTTCACCGATTCCCGGTTCGTGCGCGCGCTCGGGGTGCGGGCGTACGGATTCTCGCCGGGGGCCCCCGAGAGCGACCCGTCGCGGCATCGCGCGCACGGGCCGAACGAGTCGGTCGCGGTGCGGGATCTGGTCGTGCAAACGGCGACATACCTCGGGATCGCGGACCGGCTCGCCGCATCGAGCTAG
- the gnd gene encoding decarboxylating 6-phosphogluconate dehydrogenase, whose product MKVGFVGFGRMGGNMVTRLLERGHEAAVYARRAEVRQEAAAKGAVAAASLAELVERLAPPRVVWMMVPAGDAVEQTIAEVAPRLAKGDVLVDGGNSYYKDSMRRAAAAKSRGLFYVDAGTSGGIWGLQVGYCMMVGGDPEAVKIVEPLCRALAPERGYMHVGPSGAGHYVKMIHNGIEYGMLQAYAEGFAVLHAAPFPFDLHAISAMWNHGSVVRSWLLELAERAFAEDPEIKGIKGYVADSGEGRWTVQEAIERDVPAPVITLSLLQRLRSREDENFGDKVIAALRNQFGGHPVRTE is encoded by the coding sequence ATGAAGGTCGGGTTCGTCGGATTTGGCCGCATGGGCGGGAACATGGTGACGCGGTTGCTGGAGCGGGGGCACGAGGCGGCCGTGTACGCGCGCCGGGCCGAGGTGCGGCAGGAGGCGGCCGCCAAGGGCGCGGTCGCGGCCGCATCGCTCGCCGAGCTCGTCGAGCGGCTGGCGCCGCCGCGGGTCGTCTGGATGATGGTGCCGGCGGGCGATGCGGTGGAACAGACGATCGCGGAGGTGGCGCCGCGGCTCGCCAAGGGCGACGTGCTGGTCGACGGCGGCAACTCCTACTATAAAGACTCCATGCGCCGCGCCGCCGCCGCGAAGTCGCGGGGCCTTTTCTACGTCGACGCGGGGACGAGCGGCGGCATCTGGGGGCTTCAGGTGGGCTACTGCATGATGGTCGGCGGGGACCCGGAGGCGGTGAAGATCGTGGAGCCGTTGTGCCGGGCGCTGGCACCCGAGCGCGGGTACATGCACGTCGGGCCGAGCGGGGCCGGTCACTACGTCAAGATGATCCACAACGGCATCGAGTACGGCATGCTGCAGGCGTACGCAGAGGGGTTCGCCGTGCTCCACGCCGCGCCGTTCCCGTTCGACCTCCACGCCATCAGCGCGATGTGGAACCACGGGAGCGTCGTGCGTTCCTGGCTGCTCGAACTGGCGGAGCGCGCGTTCGCCGAGGATCCCGAGATCAAGGGCATTAAGGGCTACGTTGCGGACTCGGGCGAGGGTCGGTGGACCGTGCAGGAGGCGATCGAGCGGGACGTCCCGGCGCCGGTGATCACCTTGTCGCTGCTGCAGCGCCTGCGGTCGCGCGAAGACGAGAACTTCGGCGACAAGGTCATCGCGGCGCTGCGCAACCAGTTCGGCGGACACCCCGTCCGCACCGAGTAG
- the tal gene encoding transaldolase, with protein MTENRQATAKNPLRMLREVGQSVWLDFIERGLLRSGGLGRLVADDGIAGVTSNPTIFDKAISGGAEYDEAIAALVAAGKSAGEIYEALVVADIRAAADVLRPVFDETRGADGYVSIEVSPLLAHDTAGTIQDVRRWSALIDRPNVMVKIPATTEGIPAIEEMIAEGRNINITLIFSLEMYRRVIEAYLRGLERRAGAGGSLHQVASVASFFVSRIDTEVDKRLEARLKDAAPEEAARLRALFGKAAIANAKLAYRVFRETFTGARFQTLAGRGARVQRPLWASTSTKNPAYPDLLYAEALVGPDTVDTMPPQTIAAFRDHGRVSPGAVMEDVEGAAKVLVDLAAAGVPIDDVTLMLLDAGVASFSQSFNELFASIETKRRGAAATPR; from the coding sequence ATGACTGAGAACCGACAGGCGACCGCGAAGAATCCGTTGCGCATGCTGCGAGAGGTGGGGCAGAGCGTCTGGCTGGACTTTATCGAGCGCGGCCTGCTGCGGTCCGGCGGGCTCGGGCGCCTCGTCGCAGACGACGGCATCGCCGGGGTCACGAGCAACCCGACGATCTTCGACAAGGCGATCTCGGGCGGCGCCGAGTACGACGAGGCGATCGCCGCGCTCGTCGCCGCGGGCAAAAGCGCCGGGGAGATCTACGAAGCGCTGGTCGTCGCGGACATCCGCGCGGCGGCGGACGTGCTGCGGCCGGTGTTCGATGAGACGCGCGGCGCCGACGGATACGTGTCGATCGAGGTGTCCCCGCTCCTCGCGCACGACACGGCGGGGACGATCCAGGACGTGCGACGGTGGTCGGCGCTCATCGACCGGCCGAACGTTATGGTCAAGATTCCCGCGACCACGGAGGGCATTCCGGCGATCGAGGAGATGATCGCGGAGGGGCGCAACATCAACATCACGCTGATCTTCTCGCTGGAGATGTACCGCCGCGTCATCGAGGCCTACCTGCGGGGATTGGAGCGCCGGGCCGGTGCGGGCGGATCGCTCCACCAGGTGGCGTCGGTCGCGAGCTTCTTCGTCAGCCGGATCGATACCGAGGTGGACAAGCGGCTCGAGGCGCGCCTCAAGGACGCGGCCCCCGAGGAGGCCGCGCGGCTTCGGGCGTTGTTCGGCAAAGCCGCGATCGCGAACGCTAAGCTCGCCTATCGGGTGTTCCGCGAGACCTTCACGGGCGCCAGGTTTCAGACGCTCGCGGGCCGGGGCGCGCGCGTGCAGCGTCCGCTGTGGGCGAGCACCAGCACGAAGAACCCGGCGTACCCGGATCTCCTGTACGCGGAGGCGCTTGTGGGACCCGACACGGTGGACACGATGCCGCCCCAGACGATCGCGGCCTTCCGCGACCACGGGCGCGTCTCGCCGGGCGCCGTGATGGAGGACGTGGAGGGGGCCGCCAAGGTGCTGGTCGATCTGGCCGCCGCGGGGGTTCCCATCGACGATGTCACTCTCATGTTGCTCGACGCCGGGGTGGCGTCGTTCTCGCAATCGTTCAACGAGCTGTTCGCCAGCATCGAGACGAAGCGGCGGGGCGCGGCCGCCACGCCCCGCTGA